Proteins encoded within one genomic window of Girardinichthys multiradiatus isolate DD_20200921_A chromosome 21, DD_fGirMul_XY1, whole genome shotgun sequence:
- the LOC124857722 gene encoding uncharacterized protein LOC124857722 isoform X1, with protein sequence MQSSLNHNAVNMDTLEDDDALFLVIVLLDECKPEGVSETGPEKCVWNEEDEEGNPLPKSSRTEEGRKRPSSTDTPNDTCGSMDPSCAPSTREQCVTGTLQDIACDVARHDSMMLHNRSSMVEGFYRPLPPTSHIREEEGGKFSYHEKECFLPVNLPCCDCSTGPMAISAGKQVILIGMNGRYNLSFPTVTCSCGKAWDVGISDLVESGYWPATVYFETLYAVDLFITYEDLKVTTPGMSRQAFVGMLEQRIKLFGRSGKICRDTMQKSFLEWSYAKFEVERLSQVHLFQCPACTPSMLVVAVDGNLKLYRFKSQPGPNGFFEGVFLAKDAEVTSFVDYIHGATQHNPGKGRCGAGELVASRESSTKSASKVDEEGVMVAVCRHGILLKGLNMFRGEIFAYPLYLQKQLASQNVQFFCSDVVCKYWPYLQRVVGQCPELQDLLKMHPFLSIMHAKAHSWMCEVIASGLFVITTIGPLPKGNIQICCSCNGGGGGG encoded by the exons ATGCAATCAAGCCTCAACCACAATGCGGTGAACATGGATACGTTAGAAGATGACGACGCTTTATTTCTTGTTATTGTGCTTTTGGATGAATGCAAG CCCGAAGGAGTGTCGGAAACAGGCCCAGAGAAATGTGTGTGGAACGAGGAGGACGAAGAAGGGAATCCTCTCCCCAAAAGTAGTAGAACGGAGGAGGGACGAAAACGTCCTTCATCCACAG ACACGCCAAATGACACCTGCGGAAGCATGGACCCATCATGTGCTCCATCTACTCGTGAGCAGTGTGTGACTGGGACCCTTCAAGACATAG CATGTGATGTTGCCAGACACGACTCCATGATGCTCCATAACAGATCATCCATGGTAGAAGGATTCTACAGACCACTGCCACCAACATCTCACATTAGGGAAGAAGAGGGAGGAAAATTCTCCTACCATGAAAAAG AGTGCTTTTTGCCAGTAAATCTTCCCTGCTGTGACTGCTCTACTGGACCGATGGCCATTTCTGCAGGAAAGCAAGTAATTCTAATTGGAATGAATg ggcGATACAATCTGTCTTTTCCAACTGTCACCTGCTCCTGTGgaaaagcttgggatgttggcATTAGTGATCTGGTTGAGAGTGGCTATTGGCCAGCCACAGTCTATTTTGAGACTTTATATGCAGTGGATTTGTTTATCACATATGAAGATCTCAAGGTTACTACACCAGGAATGTCACGGCAAGCTTTTGTGGGTATGCTTGAACAGCGCATCAAACTCTTTGGTCGG AGTGGCAAAATATGTAGAGACACCATGCAGAAATCATTCCTGGAATGGTCTTATGCAAAATTTGAGGTTGAGAGGTTGTCTCAGGTGCATCTGTTTCAGTGCCCTGCATGCACACCCTCTATGTTGGTTGTTGCAGTAGATGGAAACCTCAAGCTTTACCGCTTTAAAAGCCAACCGGG ACCTAATGGATTTTTTGAAGGTGTGTTTCTGGCCAAGGATGCCGAGGTGACCTCCTTTGTTGACTACATTCATGGGGCAACACAACAT AATCCTGGGAAAGGGAGGTGTGGTGCAGGCGAGTTGGTGGCATCACGAGAGTCCTCTACCAAGTCTGCAAGCAAAGTGGATGAGGAAGGTGTCATGGTTGCTGTCTGCCGTCATGGGATTTTGCTGAAGGGACTGAATATGTTCCGTGGGGAGATATTTGCATATCCCTTATATCTCCAGAAACAGCTTGCTTCACAAAATGTGCAGTTCTTCTGCTCTGATGTGGTATGCAAATATTGGCCATATTTGCAGAGGGTTGTGGGGCAGTGTCCTGAGTTACAGGACCTGTTGAAGATGCATCCCTTTCTTTCAATCATGCATGCTAAAGCACATTCCTGGATGTGTGAGGTAATTGCCAGTGGCTTATTTGTCATTACTACTATTGGTCCTCTTCCAAAAGGTAACATACAAATTTGTTGCAGTTGcaatggtggtggtgggggggggtgA
- the LOC124857722 gene encoding uncharacterized protein LOC124857722 isoform X2, translated as MQSSLNHNAVNMDTLEDDDALFLVIVLLDECKPEGVSETGPEKCVWNEEDEEGNPLPKSSRTEEGRKRPSSTDTPNDTCGSMDPSCAPSTREQCVTGTLQDIACDVARHDSMMLHNRSSMVEGFYRPLPPTSHIREEEGGKFSYHEKECFLPVNLPCCDCSTGPMAISAGKQVILIGMNGRYNLSFPTVTCSCGKAWDVGISDLVESGYWPATVYFETLYAVDLFITYEDLKVTTPGMSRQAFVGMLEQRIKLFGRSGKICRDTMQKSFLEWSYAKFEVERLSQVHLFQCPACTPSMLVVAVDGNLKLYRFKSQPGPNGFFEGVFLAKDAEVTSFVDYIHGATQHNPGKGRCGAGELVASRESSTKSASKVDEEGVMVAVCRHGILLKGLNMFRGEIFAYPLYLQKQLASQNVQFFCSDVVCKYWPYLQRVVGQCPELQDLLKMHPFLSIMHAKAHSWMCELQWWWWGGVKSRGSRNNNRGGG; from the exons ATGCAATCAAGCCTCAACCACAATGCGGTGAACATGGATACGTTAGAAGATGACGACGCTTTATTTCTTGTTATTGTGCTTTTGGATGAATGCAAG CCCGAAGGAGTGTCGGAAACAGGCCCAGAGAAATGTGTGTGGAACGAGGAGGACGAAGAAGGGAATCCTCTCCCCAAAAGTAGTAGAACGGAGGAGGGACGAAAACGTCCTTCATCCACAG ACACGCCAAATGACACCTGCGGAAGCATGGACCCATCATGTGCTCCATCTACTCGTGAGCAGTGTGTGACTGGGACCCTTCAAGACATAG CATGTGATGTTGCCAGACACGACTCCATGATGCTCCATAACAGATCATCCATGGTAGAAGGATTCTACAGACCACTGCCACCAACATCTCACATTAGGGAAGAAGAGGGAGGAAAATTCTCCTACCATGAAAAAG AGTGCTTTTTGCCAGTAAATCTTCCCTGCTGTGACTGCTCTACTGGACCGATGGCCATTTCTGCAGGAAAGCAAGTAATTCTAATTGGAATGAATg ggcGATACAATCTGTCTTTTCCAACTGTCACCTGCTCCTGTGgaaaagcttgggatgttggcATTAGTGATCTGGTTGAGAGTGGCTATTGGCCAGCCACAGTCTATTTTGAGACTTTATATGCAGTGGATTTGTTTATCACATATGAAGATCTCAAGGTTACTACACCAGGAATGTCACGGCAAGCTTTTGTGGGTATGCTTGAACAGCGCATCAAACTCTTTGGTCGG AGTGGCAAAATATGTAGAGACACCATGCAGAAATCATTCCTGGAATGGTCTTATGCAAAATTTGAGGTTGAGAGGTTGTCTCAGGTGCATCTGTTTCAGTGCCCTGCATGCACACCCTCTATGTTGGTTGTTGCAGTAGATGGAAACCTCAAGCTTTACCGCTTTAAAAGCCAACCGGG ACCTAATGGATTTTTTGAAGGTGTGTTTCTGGCCAAGGATGCCGAGGTGACCTCCTTTGTTGACTACATTCATGGGGCAACACAACAT AATCCTGGGAAAGGGAGGTGTGGTGCAGGCGAGTTGGTGGCATCACGAGAGTCCTCTACCAAGTCTGCAAGCAAAGTGGATGAGGAAGGTGTCATGGTTGCTGTCTGCCGTCATGGGATTTTGCTGAAGGGACTGAATATGTTCCGTGGGGAGATATTTGCATATCCCTTATATCTCCAGAAACAGCTTGCTTCACAAAATGTGCAGTTCTTCTGCTCTGATGTGGTATGCAAATATTGGCCATATTTGCAGAGGGTTGTGGGGCAGTGTCCTGAGTTACAGGACCTGTTGAAGATGCATCCCTTTCTTTCAATCATGCATGCTAAAGCACATTCCTGGATGTGTGAG TTGcaatggtggtggtgggggggggtgAAATCAAGAGGGAGCAGGAACAACAATAGGGGAGGAGGTTGA